A window of Candidatus Nitrospira allomarina genomic DNA:
TCGTTGTTTGGGTTTGAGGTCTTGATAGGCCAGAATGCAAATATGTGCTTGCGCCAGACGCGTCAGAAGGTCATCCTGCCAACATTGGGTGACACGGGAAAAACTGCGGAGAAGGGCGTCCCGGATTTGGCCCAATTGATCGGACGGACTCATCCCATCCAGAGCGGCTTCCAGAACGCCGCTGGACAATTGCTCGCGTAATCCTGAAATTCGGATCATGAAAAATTCATCAAGATTATTGAAGAATATGGAAAGGAATTTAATTCGTTCCAGTAATGGATGGCTCGGATCTTCTGCCTCTTCCAGTACCCGTTTATTGAACTCCAGCCAGCTCAGTTCCCGGTTCAGGTACAGCTTGGGGTCATCAAGATTATCGATAACCTCAGATTGATTGGGTGCCTTCGGTTTTATCTGATGAGTCATGACCTAATCTCCTATTATGCCTGTTATGGATGAAGAGTCATTCTACCTCATTGAGGTTATACAGGCCCATCATCAGTCCAATAAAACGGGTCAATGTCGACATAAACGGGGCAAGGAGGATTTGTGGCATAAGGCTTTATAGCTTTTTCCCATGTTTTTGAAGCTTTTGCCACTGTTTCGGGAGTTGTTGATACACTTGGGATTGCTGGTTTCGTAACCGTTCGATCATCAGTCCAATGACATAGGCTATGCCCGTTGACCGGGAGTATTGCTTGATGGCGAGGAGCCGTTGCTCAGCAACTAACGCATCCTGATGGTGTCCCAGAAGATCCTGCGTGTGTTGCGCTTGTTTAAGAAACTGTTTGGCACGCTTGCCAAGCAAGGGCTCGGCCAGTTCAATGGCATATCGCGCCCGTTTTAAGAGTATTCGAGTGCGATGCAGATCAGTTTTCGGGAACAAGCTGTTTGAGGCATCCACAAAATCCTGAACTTTGTGAAAGGCGTTTTCCGCTAATTCCGTAATCGTCAGTGGAGACGACTGAAATGGAAAACGGGGTAATGAGTCCTCAAAATGATTCAGGAGATTGAGATACCGGTCACTACGCAATCCCTCCAGAAGTTTGGCACGGGCCATAGACCTCTGATCTTCAAAAATCTTGAGAATCGATTGAAATGCACGCGTTTCTTGTATGGAGAGGTCATGGAAATTTTGACGAAATGATTCCAAAAGGACATCCCCATCTCTCACTTCGCCCAACAAAGAACCAACCCATCCCAGCTCCTGGCGGACATGCTCTGTCCATTCGGGTGCGAGAAAAGTACGCATGGCTCGAATGATGGCTCTCATGCGGCGGATCGCGACTCGCATGCGATGGAGTGCTTCGCTATCCCGACCCAAGCGGGTGCCGGGATCATGTTGCAACATCTGAAGGAACTGGGAGTGAAGCCTTTCTCGAATATGTTCTGTCGGTGGTGCTGAAGCATCACTGAGTTTGAGGGCAAGCGGATAGGGAAGTTGTAGTGCTTGAAAAATCTTGGGTTGTAATGGTTTCTCCTCTGCCCCGGCATACAGCAAGATCTTCCTGATAGGCTTGAGTTGAGCGGCTGTGCTTTCCTGGAGTTCGATCTCGACTTCCTGGAATGAATGCACAGTTTTTTGGTCTCTGATGAGGGCGACGGAGTCCTGAACGACTTCAACGATGACCTGGCTGTCCTTCCGAATGCGTACCCCTTTTCTCTTTGTCCGGAGTTTTCCGAGTTGAATGGCCTCCTGTTTTCTAAAAAAAGCCGTTAATAAGTCCTGAAATTCCCAGGGAATGCTGCGACTGCTGGAATCAATGGTCAACTCCACTCGAACGGCACCGCTGGGTATCTTTAATTGCCACACCCCATGGGCTTGTTCCACTCGTTTTCGGAGTGTCAGACCCAATTGACCGAGTCGATGGTGCTCGCTGTCAAAATAGGTGGAGGTAAATACGCGTGGCGGGATCGGCTCCCCCATGTCGGGAGGGATTTGGAAGCGGGGGGGAATCCGAAACTTAATTTCGTTTTCAATCGCCTGGTGAATCTTCCATGCCATAACAACTCATCCTGCAATATTCAGTGTGCTGTGGGCCGTTTGAATCACATCTTCCCGGGATCCGTCTCATTTTACCTGAATGAATCGCAAGAAAGTGTGAAATTCCCGCGCAAATTCTTGTCTTTTCAAGATAA
This region includes:
- a CDS encoding CYTH and CHAD domain-containing protein, whose protein sequence is MAWKIHQAIENEIKFRIPPRFQIPPDMGEPIPPRVFTSTYFDSEHHRLGQLGLTLRKRVEQAHGVWQLKIPSGAVRVELTIDSSSRSIPWEFQDLLTAFFRKQEAIQLGKLRTKRKGVRIRKDSQVIVEVVQDSVALIRDQKTVHSFQEVEIELQESTAAQLKPIRKILLYAGAEEKPLQPKIFQALQLPYPLALKLSDASAPPTEHIRERLHSQFLQMLQHDPGTRLGRDSEALHRMRVAIRRMRAIIRAMRTFLAPEWTEHVRQELGWVGSLLGEVRDGDVLLESFRQNFHDLSIQETRAFQSILKIFEDQRSMARAKLLEGLRSDRYLNLLNHFEDSLPRFPFQSSPLTITELAENAFHKVQDFVDASNSLFPKTDLHRTRILLKRARYAIELAEPLLGKRAKQFLKQAQHTQDLLGHHQDALVAEQRLLAIKQYSRSTGIAYVIGLMIERLRNQQSQVYQQLPKQWQKLQKHGKKL